Genomic segment of Catenibacterium mitsuokai:
CTATTCTTCGCATTATCTAAAGGTATTCCCTGTGATTCTCCTTCTTCTAATGAATAAGTTGTAATACCACTATTAAAGATACCATTACACCCAATAAAGGCTTTTGTATATCTTAGTTTACTTAATACCATATTAGTGATAGGCCCTACAAAGGTATTTGTATTACTACGATATTCTCCACCTGTTAACATTACATCAGTAGGAGTATGACCACTCAAGATATTAAATACGGCAAGAGAATTCGTAACTACTCTAATATTACGACCACATAACTGCTCAGCTAATAACTGAATAGTAGTACCAGGACCTAAGAATATAGTTTCTCCTTCTTGAATAAGACTTGCTGCTTTATGCGCAATTCTTGTTTTTTCTTCTATCTGTACAGAAGACTTTTCTAAATGAGAACGTTCATGATCCATACTAAAAGATAAACTCTGTGCTCCACCATGTACTCTTAATAACTTACCAGATTTCTCTAATTCATCTAAATCTCTTCTTGCAGTCATATCAGAGACTTCTAATTGTTCCATGATTTCATTGATTGATATGATTCCTTTTTGATTGACCATCTGTGTAATTCTTACAAGACGTTCCTTCTTTAACATGTTTTCACTCTCCTTGTCAGTGTCAGTATATCATTCAAGATTTTCCTAATCAACACAAATCAAACAAAAACGAACATTTATAAATTAATTACGTATATATTTTAACATGATTGTTTGTAATTGTTTAATTAAATGTTTTATAATGTTTATTTTTGTTGACAATTGATGTGTGAGCGATTACACTGTAGGTGTAGAAAACAAAAGGAAACAAGAAGAGGAGAGAAAACAAAATGACTAAAGATGAATTAAGTATGGTAGGCTTTGAAATCGTAGCTTACTCAGGAGATGCAAGAAGTACTTTATTAGAATTATTAAAAGAAATGCGTGCAGGTAATTTTGATAATGTAGAAGAAAAGTTAAAGGATGCAGATGCAAACATTAATTTAGCACATCAGTCTCAGACAACTATTCTTCAACAGGAAGCACGTGGTGAGGATATGGAAATGGGATTTATCTTCATTCATGGTCAGGATCATTTAATGACAACAATATTATTAAGAGATGTTATTGAGGACTTTATTACTTTATATAGAGAGAGAGGAACAAAATAATGTTAGACGCTGTCATTAAGAAAATCGAAAAGGGTAAACCATTTTTCGATAAAATTGCTCAAAATATTTATTTAGGTGCTGTACGTGATGGCTTCTTAACAGCAATGCCA
This window contains:
- a CDS encoding DeoR/GlpR family DNA-binding transcription regulator, with product MLKKERLVRITQMVNQKGIISINEIMEQLEVSDMTARRDLDELEKSGKLLRVHGGAQSLSFSMDHERSHLEKSSVQIEEKTRIAHKAASLIQEGETIFLGPGTTIQLLAEQLCGRNIRVVTNSLAVFNILSGHTPTDVMLTGGEYRSNTNTFVGPITNMVLSKLRYTKAFIGCNGIFNSGITTYSLEEGESQGIPLDNAKNRYLLVDSTKFNRSDFYIFYDLFNFDAVITDNEIDPDVLKHYKEYTTIVTV
- a CDS encoding PTS lactose/cellobiose transporter subunit IIA, which gives rise to MTKDELSMVGFEIVAYSGDARSTLLELLKEMRAGNFDNVEEKLKDADANINLAHQSQTTILQQEARGEDMEMGFIFIHGQDHLMTTILLRDVIEDFITLYRERGTK